A genomic stretch from Eptesicus fuscus isolate TK198812 chromosome 15, DD_ASM_mEF_20220401, whole genome shotgun sequence includes:
- the LOC129151656 gene encoding interferon omega-2-like — protein MALLLSLLTALVLFSSGPGGALGCDPPQDHVLLSRENLVLLSHMSTISPLFCLKDRKHFSFPRATVDGSQVQKAQALSVLHEMLQQISDLLSIENSSVTWNTTLVDQLRSGLHRQLEDLDTCWAREMGEEGSALAMQGPTLALKRYFQGIRLYLKEKKYSDCAWEVVRVEIMRSFSSTRALQERLRNKDGDVGSP, from the coding sequence ATGGCCCTCCTGCTCTCGCTGCTCACGGCCCTGGTGCTGTTCAGCTCTGGCCCCGGGGGAGCTCTGGGCTGTGACCCGCCTCAGGACCACGTCCTGCTCAGCAGGGAGAACTTAGTGCTTCTGAGCCACATGAGCACCATCTCCCCTCTCTTCTGTCTGAAGGACAGAAAGCACTTCAGCTTCCCCCGGGCAACGGTGGATGGCAGCCAGGTCCAGAAGGCCCAGGCCCTCTCTGTCCTCCACGAGATGCTCCAGCAGATCTCCGACCTCTTGTCCATAGAGAACTCCTCTGTCACCTGGAACACGACCCTCGTGGACCAACTGCGCTCAGGACTCCATCGGCAGCTGGAAGACCTGGACACCTGCTGGGCGCgggagatgggagaggagggATCTGCCCTGGCCATGCAGGGCCCTACCCTGGCCTTGAAGAGGTACTTCCAGGGCATCCGTCTCTacctgaaggagaagaaataCAGTGACTGTGCCTGGGAAGTTGTCAGAGTGGAAATCATGAGATCCTTCTCCTCAACAAGAGCCTTGCAAGAAAGGCTGAGAAATAAGGACGGAGACGTGGGATCGCCCTGA
- the LOC129151689 gene encoding interferon omega-1-like has protein sequence MAQIHLWLVAGAMLCSSPASSLEDDLLWIHRGDNLRVFNLLRQLQRTRPHLCLDDRNDFKFPWNRTTITQMQKTERTCLHHQMITHIVNLFRTQHSLDAWDHTLVSQLLSSLHHSLEHLEQREGENRDCSNLGILLRKYFQRIHNYLREKKYSACAWEVVRVEITLRVGIM, from the coding sequence ATGGCCCAGATCCATctgtggctggtggcaggggccatgctctgctccagccctgcTAGCTCTCTTGAGGATGACTTACTTTGGATCCATAGAGGAGACAACCTGCGAGTTTTCAATCTTTTGAGGCAACTGCAAAGGACCCGCCCTCACCTATGCCTGGATGACAGAAACGACTTCAAATTTCCTTGGAATAGGACTACAATCACCCAGATGCAGAAGACAGAACGCACCTGTCTCCATCATCAGATGATCACGCACATCGTCAACCTCTTTAGAACACAGCACAGCCTCGATGCATGGGACCACACCCTCGTCTCTCAACTCCTCTCCAGCCTTCATCACAGCCTGGAGCacctggagcagagggaaggagaaaatcgGGATTGTTCCAATTTGGGAATTCTCCTCCGGAAGTACTTCCAAAGAATCCATAACTacctgagagagaagaaatacagCGCCTGTGCCTGGGAGGTCGTTAGAGTGGAAATTACACTACGCGTTGGAATCATGTAA